A window of Cryptomeria japonica chromosome 3, Sugi_1.0, whole genome shotgun sequence contains these coding sequences:
- the LOC131074340 gene encoding 1-aminocyclopropane-1-carboxylate synthase 8-like, whose translation MNLVSRMATCSLHGEDSPYFAGWEEYRNNPYDEKLNPSGVIQMGLAENTLSFDLMEKWLIKHPEATITSEQSLGLFKDLALYQDYHGLSDYRKAMASFMEAMRGNRVKFDPDRIVNAAGSTAANEVLMFCLADPGDVFLVPSPYYPGFDRDLRWRTGVEIEPIHCYSSNNFQITKSAVESAFKRAQDLKKKVKGILITNPCNPLGTISSADTLKMLLAFANKKKIHLVCDEIYSGSVFSSPEFHSIAEIVAQENYTPDNVHIVYSLSKDMGLPGFRVGTIYSYNDTVVTAARRMSSFSMISTQTQYLLATMLSDPEFVNYYIAENKRRLEERHRLIVSGFEQIGIKHLEGNAGLFCWVNMSHLLASNDLEGELKLWKGILYEAKLNISPGSSFKCMEPGWFRVCFAEMNICTMKVSLERLQRFSKQNKAMH comes from the exons ATGGCAACTTGCAGTTTACATGGGGAAGATTCGCCTTACTTTGCTGGGTGGGAAGAGTATCGAAATAATCCATATGATGAAAAGCTCAATCCTTCGGGCGTTATCCAGATGGGCCTTGCAGAGAATACG CTCTCATTTGATCTGATGGAAAAGTGGTTGATAAAGCACCCAGAGGCAACAATTACTTCCGAACAGAGTTTGGGTTTATTTAAGGACTTGGCACTTTATCAGGATTATCATGGATTATCAGATTACAGAAAG GCTATGGCAAGTTTCATGGAGGCAATGAGAGGAAACAGAGTGAAATTTGATCCTGACAGAATAGTAAATGCTGCTGGATCAACTGCAGCTAACGAGGTGCTAATGTTCTGCCTTGCTGATCCAGGAGATGTCTTCTTAGTACCATCTCCTTATTACCCTGG ATTTGATAGAGATCTGAGGTGGCGCACAGGAGTAGAGATTGAGCCAATCCATTGTTACAGCTCAAACAACTTTCAAATCACCAAATCTGCAGTGGAATCAGCATTCAAGAGAGCCCAAGATCTAAAGAAGAAGGTGAAAGGAATTCTCATAACAAATCCATGCAACCCATTGGGCACAATCTCAAGCGCTGATACATTGAAGATGCTTCTCGCTTTTGCAAATAAGAAGAAAATACATCTTGTTTGCGATGAGATTTACTCAGGCTCAGTCTTCTCTTCTCCAGAGTTTCACAGCATTGCAGAGATTGTGGCCCAAGAAAATTACACCCCAGATAATGTGCACATTGTGTACAGTTTATCAAAGGACATGGGTCTTCCAGGCTTCAGAGTAGGGACAATTTATTCCTATAACGATACAGTAGTCACAGCGGCCAGAAGAATGTCCAGTTTCAGCATGATTTCAACTCAGACTCAGTATTTATTAGCCACTATGCTTTCAGATCCAGAATTCGTTAATTATTATATAGCTGAGAATAAGAGGAGATTAGAAGAAAGACATAGATTGATTGTTTCAGGGTTTGAGCAAATTGGCATTAAACACTTGGAAGGGAATGCAGGCCTTTTCTGTTGGGTAAACATGAGTCATCTACTTGCATCAAATGACTTAGAAGGGGAGCTAAAACTATGGAAGGGTATTTTATACGAGGCCAAATTGAATATATCTCCCGGATCTTCATTCAAGTGCATGGAGCCTGGCTGGTTTCGAGTCTGCTTTGCAGAAATGAATATATGCACCATGAAAGTTTCATTGGAGAGACTTCAGAGATTCTCCAAGCAAAATAAAGCCATGCATTAA